One segment of Mugil cephalus isolate CIBA_MC_2020 chromosome 14, CIBA_Mcephalus_1.1, whole genome shotgun sequence DNA contains the following:
- the matn1 gene encoding cartilage matrix protein isoform X3 — MTPTPPLFLLLLGLVGAHATADQRMAAAMAAGLCKTRPTDLVFIIDSSRSVRPSEFEQVKVFLAKVIEGLDVGLNATRVGVVNYASRVQSEVSLKTHRTKAGLIKAVTKIEPLSTGTMTGLAIQFALNIAFSEAEGARVKSPDINKVAIIVTDGRPQDNVKDVAKRARDAGIEIFAIGVGRVDMSTLRQMASDPLDDHVDYVESYSVIEKLTKKFQVAFCVSDLCATGDHDCEQVCISSPGSYKCACKDGFTLMDDGRSCRGCSNSATDVVFLIDGSKSVRPENFELVKKFINQIIDKLDVSESQAHVGLVQYSSTVRQEFPLGRYNSKKELKDAVKKMVYMERGTMTGHGIRHITDVTFTPGQGARPGVTKVAVVFTDGRSQDYIGEAAKKAKEMGIRMHAVGVGNAVEEELKVIASEPIAEHYFYTADFKTMTQIAKKLQINVCPDPCECDSLLKFQKKVEGALQALTKKLETMSKRIALLENKIV; from the exons ATGACGCCTACCCCGCCgcttttcctgctgctgcttggcCTCGTAGGAGCTCATGCCACTGCAGACCAGCGCATGGCCGCTGCCATGG CGGCAGGTTTGTGCAAAACACGTCCCACAGACCTAGTGTTCATCATCGACAGCAGCCGCAGTGTTCGTCCTTCAGAGTTCGAGCAAGTTAAAGTATTCTTGGCTAAAGTCATCGAGGGGCTCGATGTTGGACTCAACGCCACCCGTGTGGGGGTCGTCAACTACGCCAGCCGTGTCCAGAGCGAG GTGTCTCTGAAGACTCACCGCACCAAAGCTGGGCTGATCAAGGCAGTGACCAAAATCGAGCCCCTGTCCACCGGAACAATGACCGGCCTCGCCATCCAGTTTGCCCTGAACATTGCTTTCAGTGAGGCCGAGGGCGCTCGTGTCAAATCTCCTGACATCAACAAG GTTGCCATTATTGTGACAGACGGGCGTCCCCAGGACAATGTGAAGGACGTAGCTAAGCGTGCCAGAGATGCGGGTATTGAGATTTTTGCCATCGGTGTGGGACGTGTGGACATGAGCACTCTGAGGCAGATGGCCAGCGATCCCCTGGACGACCATGTGGACTACGTGGAGAGCTACAGCGTCATTGAGAAGCTCACCAAGAAGTTCCAGGTGGCCTTCTGTG TGTCAGACCTGTGTGCTACTGGGGATCATGACTGTGAGCAGGTATGCATCAGCAGCCCAGGATCATACAAGTGTGCCTGCAAAGATGGCTTTACCCTCATGGACGATGGTCGCAGCTGCaggg GTTGCAGCAACTCTGCAACGGATGTGGTGTTTCTGATCGACGGCTCCAAGAGCGTACGTCCTGAGAACTTTGAGCTGGTCAAGAAGTTTATCAACCAGATCATAGACAAGCTGGACGTCTCTGAGAGCCAGGCTCATGTTGGACTGGTGCAGTACTCCAGCACCGTCAGACAG GAATTCCCCCTGGGCCGCTATAACAGCAAAAAAGAGCTGAAAGATGCTGTGAAGAAGATGGTCTACATGGAGAGAGGAACCATGACAGGCCACGGTATAAGGCATATCACCGACGTCACCTTCACCCCCGGTCAGGGTGCACGGCCCGGAGTTACAAAGGTGGCAGTCGTGTTCACTGACGGACGCAGCCAGGACTACATTGGAGAAGCTGCCAAAAAAGCCAAGGAGATGG GCATTAGGATGCACGCTGTTGGAGTGGGCAATGCAGTTGAGGAAGAGCTGAAAGTGATTGCCTCTGAGCCTATTGCAGAGCACTACTTCTACACTGCTGACTTCAAGACTATGACCCAGATCGCCAAGAAGTTACAGATTAACGTCTGTCCAG ACCCATGTGAATGTGACTCCCTTCTAAAGTTCCAAAAGAAAGTAGAAGGTGCCCTACAGGcactaacaaaaaaat TAGAGACTATGTCGAAGAGGATCGCCCTGCTGGAGAACAAAATCGTCTGA
- the matn1 gene encoding cartilage matrix protein isoform X1 has product MTPTPPLFLLLLGLVGAHATADQRMAAAMAAGLCKTRPTDLVFIIDSSRSVRPSEFEQVKVFLAKVIEGLDVGLNATRVGVVNYASRVQSEVSLKTHRTKAGLIKAVTKIEPLSTGTMTGLAIQFALNIAFSEAEGARVKSPDINKVAIIVTDGRPQDNVKDVAKRARDAGIEIFAIGVGRVDMSTLRQMASDPLDDHVDYVESYSVIEKLTKKFQVAFCGCSNSATDVVFLIDGSKSVRPENFELVKKFINQIIDKLDVSESQAHVGLVQYSSTVRQEFPLGRYNSKKELKDAVKKMVYMERGTMTGHGIRHITDVTFTPGQGARPGVTKVAVVFTDGRSQDYIGEAAKKAKEMGIRMHAVGVGNAVEEELKVIASEPIAEHYFYTADFKTMTQIAKKLQINVCPDPCECDSLLKFQKKVEGALQALTKKTRDYVEEDRPAGEQNRLRARTPPSSIHLHTNPHTNTHTQKMFTSCKILKRDPCVCVCVNLDPCLYPELSQTSSSSLHLNPSTLGSPGTQSASCHGDHPLCVCVCVCARSEGHPPKPACVFVNKSLPS; this is encoded by the exons ATGACGCCTACCCCGCCgcttttcctgctgctgcttggcCTCGTAGGAGCTCATGCCACTGCAGACCAGCGCATGGCCGCTGCCATGG CGGCAGGTTTGTGCAAAACACGTCCCACAGACCTAGTGTTCATCATCGACAGCAGCCGCAGTGTTCGTCCTTCAGAGTTCGAGCAAGTTAAAGTATTCTTGGCTAAAGTCATCGAGGGGCTCGATGTTGGACTCAACGCCACCCGTGTGGGGGTCGTCAACTACGCCAGCCGTGTCCAGAGCGAG GTGTCTCTGAAGACTCACCGCACCAAAGCTGGGCTGATCAAGGCAGTGACCAAAATCGAGCCCCTGTCCACCGGAACAATGACCGGCCTCGCCATCCAGTTTGCCCTGAACATTGCTTTCAGTGAGGCCGAGGGCGCTCGTGTCAAATCTCCTGACATCAACAAG GTTGCCATTATTGTGACAGACGGGCGTCCCCAGGACAATGTGAAGGACGTAGCTAAGCGTGCCAGAGATGCGGGTATTGAGATTTTTGCCATCGGTGTGGGACGTGTGGACATGAGCACTCTGAGGCAGATGGCCAGCGATCCCCTGGACGACCATGTGGACTACGTGGAGAGCTACAGCGTCATTGAGAAGCTCACCAAGAAGTTCCAGGTGGCCTTCTGTG GTTGCAGCAACTCTGCAACGGATGTGGTGTTTCTGATCGACGGCTCCAAGAGCGTACGTCCTGAGAACTTTGAGCTGGTCAAGAAGTTTATCAACCAGATCATAGACAAGCTGGACGTCTCTGAGAGCCAGGCTCATGTTGGACTGGTGCAGTACTCCAGCACCGTCAGACAG GAATTCCCCCTGGGCCGCTATAACAGCAAAAAAGAGCTGAAAGATGCTGTGAAGAAGATGGTCTACATGGAGAGAGGAACCATGACAGGCCACGGTATAAGGCATATCACCGACGTCACCTTCACCCCCGGTCAGGGTGCACGGCCCGGAGTTACAAAGGTGGCAGTCGTGTTCACTGACGGACGCAGCCAGGACTACATTGGAGAAGCTGCCAAAAAAGCCAAGGAGATGG GCATTAGGATGCACGCTGTTGGAGTGGGCAATGCAGTTGAGGAAGAGCTGAAAGTGATTGCCTCTGAGCCTATTGCAGAGCACTACTTCTACACTGCTGACTTCAAGACTATGACCCAGATCGCCAAGAAGTTACAGATTAACGTCTGTCCAG ACCCATGTGAATGTGACTCCCTTCTAAAGTTCCAAAAGAAAGTAGAAGGTGCCCTACAGGcactaacaaaaaaa ACTAGAGACTATGTCGAAGAGGATCGCCCTGCTGGAGAACAAAATCGTCTGAGGGCTCGCACCCCACCCTCCTCTATACACCTGCACAccaacccacacacaaacacacacacacaaaaaatgtttacTTCCTGTAAAATATTGAAGAGGgacccctgtgtgtgtgtgtgtgtgaacctgGACCCTTGCTTGTACCCTGAGCTCTcccaaacctcctcctcctctctccacctcaACCCTTCTACCCTCGGGTCTCCTGGGACACAAAGCGCCAGTTGCCATGGGGAccatcctttgtgtgtgtgtgtgtgtgtgtgtgcgcgctccgAAGGTCATCCTCCAAAGCcagcctgtgtgtttgttaataAAAGTCTTCCCTCATAG
- the sesn2 gene encoding sestrin-2 isoform X3, with amino-acid sequence MSQQGVEVPRALASGPSAFIPAKEMLKEGSDQDILIESFLSLGRVDHVTMVMALHPAYLSCFLRTQHALLELDGPLPRHWRHYIAIMAAARHHCQYVVQQHSAGFLEAGGEESWLSGLEHAPTKLRSLQTLNKLLAHRPWLITQQHIQELVCPGADPRWSLAELIHAVVLMAHAHSLCSFVWGCGLNPEPDHTGGYTFQPPSPSHLPRSPHSPHSPAHEDGRQETVDGAMEVEVLMKRMVELQQQEEECTQEEMATRFERERSESIPTAVVRGAPPDLVLCLVEEPEFRYEDFAPRGEQSPPTMRAQDYSWEDHGYSLLNRLLPDMGQLLDEKFQVVSNMTYHRMAMHEGVDTHTLRKALWNYIHCLYGIRYDDYDYGSVNVLLERSLKVFVKTMACHPEQTTTRIYHAFWRHFRPSEKVHANLIVMEARLQAALLYTLRAITHYMR; translated from the exons ATGTCG CAACAAGGAGTTGAAGTACCTCGGGCCCTGGCTTCAGGTCCAAGTGCCTTTATTCCTGCAAAAGAG ATGTTGAAAGAAGGTTCTGACCAGGACATCCTCATTGAATCTTTTCTTTCACTGGGCCGTGTGGACCACGTCACCATGGTGATGGCGCTGCACCCCGCCTACCTCAGTTGCTTCCTGAGGACCCAGCACGCGTTGTTGGAGCTGGACGGCCCCTTACCCCGACACTGGAGACATTACATCGCCATCATG GCCGCGGCTCGGCACCATTGTCAGTACGTGGTGCAGCAGCACAGCGCCGGTTTCCTGGAGGCCGGAGGGGAAGAGAGCTGGCTGAGCGGCCTCGAGCACGCTCCCACCAAACTCCGCAGTCTGCAAACGCTCAACAAGCTGCTGGCACACAGACCCTGGCTCATTACACAGCAGCACATCCAG GAGCTGGTGTGTCCCGGGGCAGACCCTCGCTGGTCACTGGCTGAACTAATACACGCCGTGGTGTTGATGGCGCACGCTCACTCCCTCTGCTCCTTTGTGTGGGGCTGCGGTTTAAACCCAGAACCTGACCACACTGGAGGTTACACCTTCCAACCTCCATCACCCAGCCACCTTCCCCGCAGCCCTCACAGCCCTCACAGCCCCGCGCACGAAGACGGCAGGCAGGAG acAGTTGACGGAGcaatggaggtggaggtgctgatgaagaggatggtggagctgcagcagcaggaggaggagtgtacACAGGAGGAGATGGCTACTCggtttgagagagagaggagtgaaaGTATACCAACAG cGGTGGTACGGGGAGCCCCACCTGACCTGGTGCTGTGTCTGGTGGAGGAACCTGAGTTCAGATACGAAGACTTTGCCCCCAGAGGAGAGCAGTCCCCACCTACTATGAGAGCACAG GACTATTCCTGGGAGGACCACGGATACTCTCTGCTCAACAGACTACTGCCAGACATGGGCCAGCTCCTGGATGAGAAATTTCAG GTGGTGAGCAACATGACCTACCACAGGATGGCCATGCACGAGGGCGTGGACACTCACACTCTGAGAAAAGCTCTGTGGAACTACATCCACTGCCTCTACGGGATTCG TTACGATGATTACGACTACGGCAGCGTGAATGTGTTGCTGGAGCGCTCTCTGAAGGTGTTTGTCAAAACCATGGCCTGTCACCCAGAGCAGACCACAACGCGCATTTATCACGCCTTCTGGAGACACTTCAGGCCCTCTGAAAAG gttCATGCGAACCTAATTGTGATGGAAGCCCGGCTACAGGCTGCCCTGCTTTATACTTTACGAGCCATCACACACTACATGAGATGA
- the sesn2 gene encoding sestrin-2 isoform X2, translating into MASNPGTGSTCQANGEDKTGQVSSSGRSCRHQSESESDAGPTVKSLSRLCSRDEGERSVALEELSQAVLTSLGLDRPGSARLSKQTLLHLLRLSRSCPLQEVRGRAAELLRTAQQQGVEVPRALASGPSAFIPAKEMLKEGSDQDILIESFLSLGRVDHVTMVMALHPAYLSCFLRTQHALLELDGPLPRHWRHYIAIMELVCPGADPRWSLAELIHAVVLMAHAHSLCSFVWGCGLNPEPDHTGGYTFQPPSPSHLPRSPHSPHSPAHEDGRQETVDGAMEVEVLMKRMVELQQQEEECTQEEMATRFERERSESIPTAVVRGAPPDLVLCLVEEPEFRYEDFAPRGEQSPPTMRAQDYSWEDHGYSLLNRLLPDMGQLLDEKFQVVSNMTYHRMAMHEGVDTHTLRKALWNYIHCLYGIRYDDYDYGSVNVLLERSLKVFVKTMACHPEQTTTRIYHAFWRHFRPSEKVHANLIVMEARLQAALLYTLRAITHYMR; encoded by the exons ATGGCCAGTAATCCCGGGACAGGCTCTACCTGCCAGGCTAATGGAGAAGACAAAACAGGACAGGTGTCCAGCTCCGGGCGTTCATGTCGCCACCAGTCCGAGTCGGAGTCGGACGCTGGCCCGACGGTGAAGAGCTTATCTCGGCTGTGCAGCAGGGACGAAGGGGAACGGTCTGTAGCCCTGGAGGAGCTGAGCCAGGCGGTGCTGACGTCCTTAGGCTTGGACCGGCCCGGTTCGGCTCGGCTGAGCAAGCAAACCCTGCTGCATCTTCTTCGTCTGTCCAGATCGTGTCCTCTGCAGGAGGTGCGAGGGAGAGCCGCCGAGCTGCTGCGGACCGCTCAG CAACAAGGAGTTGAAGTACCTCGGGCCCTGGCTTCAGGTCCAAGTGCCTTTATTCCTGCAAAAGAG ATGTTGAAAGAAGGTTCTGACCAGGACATCCTCATTGAATCTTTTCTTTCACTGGGCCGTGTGGACCACGTCACCATGGTGATGGCGCTGCACCCCGCCTACCTCAGTTGCTTCCTGAGGACCCAGCACGCGTTGTTGGAGCTGGACGGCCCCTTACCCCGACACTGGAGACATTACATCGCCATCATG GAGCTGGTGTGTCCCGGGGCAGACCCTCGCTGGTCACTGGCTGAACTAATACACGCCGTGGTGTTGATGGCGCACGCTCACTCCCTCTGCTCCTTTGTGTGGGGCTGCGGTTTAAACCCAGAACCTGACCACACTGGAGGTTACACCTTCCAACCTCCATCACCCAGCCACCTTCCCCGCAGCCCTCACAGCCCTCACAGCCCCGCGCACGAAGACGGCAGGCAGGAG acAGTTGACGGAGcaatggaggtggaggtgctgatgaagaggatggtggagctgcagcagcaggaggaggagtgtacACAGGAGGAGATGGCTACTCggtttgagagagagaggagtgaaaGTATACCAACAG cGGTGGTACGGGGAGCCCCACCTGACCTGGTGCTGTGTCTGGTGGAGGAACCTGAGTTCAGATACGAAGACTTTGCCCCCAGAGGAGAGCAGTCCCCACCTACTATGAGAGCACAG GACTATTCCTGGGAGGACCACGGATACTCTCTGCTCAACAGACTACTGCCAGACATGGGCCAGCTCCTGGATGAGAAATTTCAG GTGGTGAGCAACATGACCTACCACAGGATGGCCATGCACGAGGGCGTGGACACTCACACTCTGAGAAAAGCTCTGTGGAACTACATCCACTGCCTCTACGGGATTCG TTACGATGATTACGACTACGGCAGCGTGAATGTGTTGCTGGAGCGCTCTCTGAAGGTGTTTGTCAAAACCATGGCCTGTCACCCAGAGCAGACCACAACGCGCATTTATCACGCCTTCTGGAGACACTTCAGGCCCTCTGAAAAG gttCATGCGAACCTAATTGTGATGGAAGCCCGGCTACAGGCTGCCCTGCTTTATACTTTACGAGCCATCACACACTACATGAGATGA
- the sesn2 gene encoding sestrin-2 isoform X1, with the protein MASNPGTGSTCQANGEDKTGQVSSSGRSCRHQSESESDAGPTVKSLSRLCSRDEGERSVALEELSQAVLTSLGLDRPGSARLSKQTLLHLLRLSRSCPLQEVRGRAAELLRTAQQQGVEVPRALASGPSAFIPAKEMLKEGSDQDILIESFLSLGRVDHVTMVMALHPAYLSCFLRTQHALLELDGPLPRHWRHYIAIMAAARHHCQYVVQQHSAGFLEAGGEESWLSGLEHAPTKLRSLQTLNKLLAHRPWLITQQHIQELVCPGADPRWSLAELIHAVVLMAHAHSLCSFVWGCGLNPEPDHTGGYTFQPPSPSHLPRSPHSPHSPAHEDGRQETVDGAMEVEVLMKRMVELQQQEEECTQEEMATRFERERSESIPTAVVRGAPPDLVLCLVEEPEFRYEDFAPRGEQSPPTMRAQDYSWEDHGYSLLNRLLPDMGQLLDEKFQVVSNMTYHRMAMHEGVDTHTLRKALWNYIHCLYGIRYDDYDYGSVNVLLERSLKVFVKTMACHPEQTTTRIYHAFWRHFRPSEKVHANLIVMEARLQAALLYTLRAITHYMR; encoded by the exons ATGGCCAGTAATCCCGGGACAGGCTCTACCTGCCAGGCTAATGGAGAAGACAAAACAGGACAGGTGTCCAGCTCCGGGCGTTCATGTCGCCACCAGTCCGAGTCGGAGTCGGACGCTGGCCCGACGGTGAAGAGCTTATCTCGGCTGTGCAGCAGGGACGAAGGGGAACGGTCTGTAGCCCTGGAGGAGCTGAGCCAGGCGGTGCTGACGTCCTTAGGCTTGGACCGGCCCGGTTCGGCTCGGCTGAGCAAGCAAACCCTGCTGCATCTTCTTCGTCTGTCCAGATCGTGTCCTCTGCAGGAGGTGCGAGGGAGAGCCGCCGAGCTGCTGCGGACCGCTCAG CAACAAGGAGTTGAAGTACCTCGGGCCCTGGCTTCAGGTCCAAGTGCCTTTATTCCTGCAAAAGAG ATGTTGAAAGAAGGTTCTGACCAGGACATCCTCATTGAATCTTTTCTTTCACTGGGCCGTGTGGACCACGTCACCATGGTGATGGCGCTGCACCCCGCCTACCTCAGTTGCTTCCTGAGGACCCAGCACGCGTTGTTGGAGCTGGACGGCCCCTTACCCCGACACTGGAGACATTACATCGCCATCATG GCCGCGGCTCGGCACCATTGTCAGTACGTGGTGCAGCAGCACAGCGCCGGTTTCCTGGAGGCCGGAGGGGAAGAGAGCTGGCTGAGCGGCCTCGAGCACGCTCCCACCAAACTCCGCAGTCTGCAAACGCTCAACAAGCTGCTGGCACACAGACCCTGGCTCATTACACAGCAGCACATCCAG GAGCTGGTGTGTCCCGGGGCAGACCCTCGCTGGTCACTGGCTGAACTAATACACGCCGTGGTGTTGATGGCGCACGCTCACTCCCTCTGCTCCTTTGTGTGGGGCTGCGGTTTAAACCCAGAACCTGACCACACTGGAGGTTACACCTTCCAACCTCCATCACCCAGCCACCTTCCCCGCAGCCCTCACAGCCCTCACAGCCCCGCGCACGAAGACGGCAGGCAGGAG acAGTTGACGGAGcaatggaggtggaggtgctgatgaagaggatggtggagctgcagcagcaggaggaggagtgtacACAGGAGGAGATGGCTACTCggtttgagagagagaggagtgaaaGTATACCAACAG cGGTGGTACGGGGAGCCCCACCTGACCTGGTGCTGTGTCTGGTGGAGGAACCTGAGTTCAGATACGAAGACTTTGCCCCCAGAGGAGAGCAGTCCCCACCTACTATGAGAGCACAG GACTATTCCTGGGAGGACCACGGATACTCTCTGCTCAACAGACTACTGCCAGACATGGGCCAGCTCCTGGATGAGAAATTTCAG GTGGTGAGCAACATGACCTACCACAGGATGGCCATGCACGAGGGCGTGGACACTCACACTCTGAGAAAAGCTCTGTGGAACTACATCCACTGCCTCTACGGGATTCG TTACGATGATTACGACTACGGCAGCGTGAATGTGTTGCTGGAGCGCTCTCTGAAGGTGTTTGTCAAAACCATGGCCTGTCACCCAGAGCAGACCACAACGCGCATTTATCACGCCTTCTGGAGACACTTCAGGCCCTCTGAAAAG gttCATGCGAACCTAATTGTGATGGAAGCCCGGCTACAGGCTGCCCTGCTTTATACTTTACGAGCCATCACACACTACATGAGATGA
- the matn1 gene encoding cartilage matrix protein isoform X2: MTPTPPLFLLLLGLVGAHATADQRMAAAMAAGLCKTRPTDLVFIIDSSRSVRPSEFEQVKVFLAKVIEGLDVGLNATRVGVVNYASRVQSEVSLKTHRTKAGLIKAVTKIEPLSTGTMTGLAIQFALNIAFSEAEGARVKSPDINKVAIIVTDGRPQDNVKDVAKRARDAGIEIFAIGVGRVDMSTLRQMASDPLDDHVDYVESYSVIEKLTKKFQVAFCDPPPPLVSDLCATGDHDCEQVCISSPGSYKCACKDGFTLMDDGRSCRGCSNSATDVVFLIDGSKSVRPENFELVKKFINQIIDKLDVSESQAHVGLVQYSSTVRQEFPLGRYNSKKELKDAVKKMVYMERGTMTGHGIRHITDVTFTPGQGARPGVTKVAVVFTDGRSQDYIGEAAKKAKEMGIRMHAVGVGNAVEEELKVIASEPIAEHYFYTADFKTMTQIAKKLQINVCPDPCECDSLLKFQKKVEGALQALTKKLETMSKRIALLENKIV; this comes from the exons ATGACGCCTACCCCGCCgcttttcctgctgctgcttggcCTCGTAGGAGCTCATGCCACTGCAGACCAGCGCATGGCCGCTGCCATGG CGGCAGGTTTGTGCAAAACACGTCCCACAGACCTAGTGTTCATCATCGACAGCAGCCGCAGTGTTCGTCCTTCAGAGTTCGAGCAAGTTAAAGTATTCTTGGCTAAAGTCATCGAGGGGCTCGATGTTGGACTCAACGCCACCCGTGTGGGGGTCGTCAACTACGCCAGCCGTGTCCAGAGCGAG GTGTCTCTGAAGACTCACCGCACCAAAGCTGGGCTGATCAAGGCAGTGACCAAAATCGAGCCCCTGTCCACCGGAACAATGACCGGCCTCGCCATCCAGTTTGCCCTGAACATTGCTTTCAGTGAGGCCGAGGGCGCTCGTGTCAAATCTCCTGACATCAACAAG GTTGCCATTATTGTGACAGACGGGCGTCCCCAGGACAATGTGAAGGACGTAGCTAAGCGTGCCAGAGATGCGGGTATTGAGATTTTTGCCATCGGTGTGGGACGTGTGGACATGAGCACTCTGAGGCAGATGGCCAGCGATCCCCTGGACGACCATGTGGACTACGTGGAGAGCTACAGCGTCATTGAGAAGCTCACCAAGAAGTTCCAGGTGGCCTTCTGTG acccacccccacctctaGTGTCAGACCTGTGTGCTACTGGGGATCATGACTGTGAGCAGGTATGCATCAGCAGCCCAGGATCATACAAGTGTGCCTGCAAAGATGGCTTTACCCTCATGGACGATGGTCGCAGCTGCaggg GTTGCAGCAACTCTGCAACGGATGTGGTGTTTCTGATCGACGGCTCCAAGAGCGTACGTCCTGAGAACTTTGAGCTGGTCAAGAAGTTTATCAACCAGATCATAGACAAGCTGGACGTCTCTGAGAGCCAGGCTCATGTTGGACTGGTGCAGTACTCCAGCACCGTCAGACAG GAATTCCCCCTGGGCCGCTATAACAGCAAAAAAGAGCTGAAAGATGCTGTGAAGAAGATGGTCTACATGGAGAGAGGAACCATGACAGGCCACGGTATAAGGCATATCACCGACGTCACCTTCACCCCCGGTCAGGGTGCACGGCCCGGAGTTACAAAGGTGGCAGTCGTGTTCACTGACGGACGCAGCCAGGACTACATTGGAGAAGCTGCCAAAAAAGCCAAGGAGATGG GCATTAGGATGCACGCTGTTGGAGTGGGCAATGCAGTTGAGGAAGAGCTGAAAGTGATTGCCTCTGAGCCTATTGCAGAGCACTACTTCTACACTGCTGACTTCAAGACTATGACCCAGATCGCCAAGAAGTTACAGATTAACGTCTGTCCAG ACCCATGTGAATGTGACTCCCTTCTAAAGTTCCAAAAGAAAGTAGAAGGTGCCCTACAGGcactaacaaaaaaat TAGAGACTATGTCGAAGAGGATCGCCCTGCTGGAGAACAAAATCGTCTGA